One genomic segment of Actinoplanes ianthinogenes includes these proteins:
- a CDS encoding DUF305 domain-containing protein, giving the protein MMRTLKLSRGLLAVTAVLALAACGESTSSDSGPAPSAAASAATSATFNDADVAFAQQMIPHHQSAIAMAKMATGHVGDPRVAELARKIQAAQQPEIDTMNRWLTAWGKPLASPGGEAMEGMDHGDMAGVDELDMTALMNAKGTPWDKEFLAVMVKHHQGAVVMAEQELAQGASSDAKALAQAIITDQQAQITEMKQLRAGL; this is encoded by the coding sequence ATGATGCGTACCCTCAAGCTGTCCCGCGGCCTGCTGGCCGTCACCGCCGTCCTGGCGCTCGCCGCCTGCGGCGAAAGCACCTCCTCGGACTCCGGCCCGGCGCCGTCGGCCGCCGCCTCCGCCGCGACCTCGGCGACGTTCAACGACGCCGACGTCGCGTTCGCCCAGCAGATGATCCCGCACCACCAGTCGGCCATCGCCATGGCGAAGATGGCCACCGGCCACGTCGGCGACCCGCGCGTGGCCGAGCTCGCCCGCAAGATCCAGGCAGCTCAGCAGCCCGAGATCGACACCATGAACCGGTGGCTGACCGCCTGGGGAAAGCCCCTGGCGAGTCCCGGCGGCGAGGCGATGGAGGGCATGGACCACGGTGACATGGCCGGCGTCGACGAGCTGGACATGACGGCTCTGATGAACGCCAAGGGCACGCCGTGGGACAAGGAGTTCCTGGCGGTGATGGTGAAGCATCACCAGGGCGCGGTCGTGATGGCCGAGCAGGAGCTCGCCCAGGGCGCCAGCTCGGATGCCAAGGCGCTCGCGCAGGCGATCATCACCGATCAGCAGGCGCAGATCACCGAGATGAAGCAGTTGCGTGCCGGCTTGTAA